From a region of the Anaerobacillus sp. CMMVII genome:
- a CDS encoding ZIP family metal transporter, with amino-acid sequence MWNALFWGTLAASATLFGAVLALKFSIPKRIIGYIMALGTGALIGATTYELLEESLEISGFTEVAIGFLGGALVFTLLDYLISHKGGHQRKEVERTVKDTEQTNDGKTSGMGIFIGSVMDTLPESAMIGMSLIGGSSVSLALVVSVFISNIPEGLSSSVGLQKSGFSKKKILIMWLLVVFFSALCALAGATLLDDASNSIKAIVSCFAGGAIIAMIASTMMPEAYKEGGPTVGFVTSIGVFISLWLHHL; translated from the coding sequence ATGTGGAACGCCCTGTTTTGGGGAACTCTAGCTGCTTCAGCTACACTATTTGGAGCAGTTTTAGCTCTTAAGTTTTCAATACCAAAAAGAATAATTGGTTACATTATGGCCTTAGGTACTGGAGCGTTAATTGGAGCCACGACTTATGAGTTATTAGAAGAGTCTTTAGAAATTAGTGGATTTACAGAGGTTGCTATCGGTTTTTTAGGAGGTGCCTTGGTATTTACACTTTTGGATTATCTCATCTCCCATAAAGGAGGCCATCAAAGAAAAGAGGTAGAACGTACTGTTAAAGATACAGAACAAACAAATGACGGAAAAACTTCCGGGATGGGGATTTTTATTGGAAGTGTCATGGACACATTACCTGAATCTGCGATGATTGGAATGAGTTTAATTGGTGGTAGCTCTGTTAGTTTAGCGTTAGTTGTTTCTGTTTTTATAAGTAATATTCCGGAAGGTCTTTCGAGTAGTGTCGGTCTGCAAAAAAGTGGATTTTCCAAAAAGAAAATACTGATAATGTGGCTCTTGGTTGTCTTTTTCTCAGCATTATGCGCGCTTGCAGGTGCTACATTGCTAGATGATGCATCAAATAGTATAAAGGCGATTGTTAGTTGCTTTGCTGGGGGAGCGATCATCGCGATGATTGCCTCTACGATGATGCCAGAGGCTTATAAAGAAGGCGGACCAACTGTTGGATTTGTCACATCAATCGGTGTTTTTATCTCTTTATGGCTTCATCATTTGTAA
- a CDS encoding DoxX family protein: MVMNFLRNNKIAAGLLAVLRVYLGWSWLSAGWGKVTGEPFNAGGYLNGAVNNPVVSHGEVVYPTYLAFLEKFALPNAELFSIMVAWGEVLVGLGLILGVLTTYAAFFGVVMNFSFMFAGTISSNPWMVLLSIFILFAGYNAGRFGGDRWVMPYLKNMISKNKGSISKNTAA; the protein is encoded by the coding sequence ATGGTCATGAATTTTTTAAGAAACAACAAAATTGCAGCAGGTTTATTAGCAGTATTACGTGTATATCTTGGATGGAGCTGGCTATCAGCAGGTTGGGGTAAAGTGACAGGTGAGCCATTCAATGCAGGGGGTTATTTAAATGGTGCGGTTAACAATCCAGTCGTGAGTCATGGAGAAGTAGTTTATCCAACTTATCTTGCATTCTTAGAAAAATTTGCACTTCCAAACGCGGAACTATTTAGCATCATGGTTGCTTGGGGAGAAGTACTTGTAGGTCTTGGACTAATTCTTGGAGTATTAACAACTTACGCAGCATTCTTCGGTGTAGTCATGAATTTCTCATTCATGTTTGCAGGAACTATATCTTCAAATCCATGGATGGTATTACTTTCAATCTTCATCTTATTCGCAGGCTACAACGCTGGCCGTTTCGGTGGCGACCGTTGGGTGATGCCATATCTAAAAAATATGATTTCTAAAAATAAAGGCAGCATAAGCAAAAACACCGCAGCATAA
- a CDS encoding DoxX family protein has protein sequence MVMNFLRNNKIAAGLLAVLRVYLGWSWLSAGWGKVTGEPFNAGGYLNGAVNNPVVSHGEVVYPTYLAFLEKFALPNAELFSIMVAWGEVLVGLGLILGVLTTYAAFFGVVMNFSFMFAGTISSNPWMVLLSIFILFAGYNAGRFGGDRWVMPYLKNMISKNKGSVSKNAAA, from the coding sequence ATGGTCATGAATTTCTTAAGAAACAACAAAATAGCAGCAGGTTTATTAGCAGTATTACGTGTATATCTTGGATGGAGCTGGCTATCAGCAGGATGGGGAAAAGTAACAGGTGAGCCATTCAATGCAGGTGGCTATCTAAACGGAGCGGTTAATAATCCAGTCGTGAGTCATGGAGAAGTAGTTTACCCAACTTATCTTGCATTCTTAGAAAAATTTGCACTTCCAAACGCGGAACTATTTAGCATCATGGTTGCTTGGGGAGAAGTACTTGTAGGCCTTGGACTAATTCTAGGAGTATTAACAACTTACGCAGCATTCTTTGGTGTAGTCATGAATTTCTCATTCATGTTTGCAGGAACTATCTCTTCAAATCCATGGATGGTATTACTTTCAATCTTCATCTTATTCGCAGGCTACAATGCAGGTCGTTTCGGTGGCGACCGTTGGGTGATGCCATATCTAAAGAATATGATTTCTAAAAATAAAGGCAGCGTAAGTAAAAACGCCGCAGCATAA
- a CDS encoding zinc-ribbon domain-containing protein, producing the protein MRILYCHKCGTSIHEGSHFCSHCGSKLNIENLSGASTENCSKSSFGYSRLLHFFWLLQ; encoded by the coding sequence GTGCGTATTTTGTATTGTCATAAATGTGGGACAAGTATACATGAAGGTAGTCATTTTTGTAGTCATTGTGGGTCAAAATTAAACATAGAAAATCTGTCTGGGGCAAGCACGGAAAATTGCTCAAAAAGCTCATTTGGTTACTCCCGGCTGTTACATTTCTTTTGGTTATTGCAGTGA
- a CDS encoding FxLYD domain-containing protein, whose translation MLKKLIWLLPAVTFLLVIAVISSFYIYETNINNDVEALVKNGEVKALEGDLIGAKNNFEQALQKRPNHLAAVFNLEVIERGLHYEEQIETAADISEKQQFEERLQVLEELEKELGKEEGAFFEQFKEKLTLNSAKLILGSVDQRSSQQALEDLAGLIDKLSGFSSEASMNMVDLLKGEVIDLAINLGEKYMQKNQFTEAEVEFDRGLFYDPTNEKLLEYKENVKKDRTAYEQEEQKRLEKARARAAEEDNFNWTKAIKPLTVEFNYDEANGELHVWGEVKNIGTRPISEIDIHYTIFNEDGNGLKSSWAEVAPVLLLPNEIGFFEETLLISETVDHVEIVEKYWSVQ comes from the coding sequence TTGCTCAAAAAGCTCATTTGGTTACTCCCGGCTGTTACATTTCTTTTGGTTATTGCAGTGATTTCAAGTTTTTATATCTATGAAACAAATATAAATAATGATGTCGAGGCCTTGGTGAAAAACGGTGAAGTAAAGGCTCTTGAAGGAGACCTGATAGGTGCAAAAAATAACTTTGAGCAAGCTTTGCAGAAACGGCCGAATCATTTAGCGGCAGTTTTTAATCTTGAAGTAATTGAACGAGGCCTACATTATGAGGAGCAAATAGAAACTGCTGCAGACATAAGTGAAAAACAGCAGTTTGAGGAACGATTACAGGTTTTAGAAGAACTAGAGAAAGAGTTAGGGAAGGAAGAAGGGGCTTTTTTTGAACAATTTAAAGAAAAGCTTACGCTCAATTCGGCCAAGTTAATTCTAGGCAGTGTCGACCAAAGGAGCTCTCAGCAAGCCCTAGAGGATTTAGCAGGACTAATAGATAAACTTAGTGGTTTTTCGAGTGAGGCATCTATGAACATGGTCGACCTTCTAAAAGGCGAAGTCATTGACTTAGCAATCAACCTTGGTGAAAAATACATGCAAAAAAATCAGTTCACAGAGGCTGAGGTTGAATTTGATCGCGGTCTATTTTATGATCCAACAAATGAAAAGCTTCTGGAGTATAAAGAAAACGTCAAAAAAGACCGCACCGCTTACGAACAAGAAGAGCAAAAACGTCTTGAAAAAGCAAGGGCGAGGGCAGCAGAGGAAGATAATTTTAACTGGACAAAAGCAATAAAGCCGTTAACGGTTGAATTTAATTATGATGAGGCCAATGGTGAGCTGCACGTTTGGGGCGAAGTGAAAAATATTGGTACTAGGCCCATTAGTGAAATAGATATTCACTATACAATTTTTAATGAAGACGGCAATGGCCTTAAATCTAGCTGGGCGGAGGTGGCTCCAGTTTTATTATTGCCAAATGAGATAGGTTTTTTTGAGGAAACTCTATTAATCTCTGAAACTGTCGATCATGTGGAGATTGTTGAGAAATACTGGTCGGTCCAATAA
- a CDS encoding S1C family serine protease: protein MTNRRRIPILLTIFILFGAITGFRYLDQFFEKYSGNGISALAPIKHSERVEVAGTIINESSIDLKEVIRKNQPNVVQIEREDGELGSGFLYNDKGDIITNAHIVEGASTVLVRMPDTQTYYGTVIGVGEVIDVAVVRVPELETFEPMNIAFEYQGEVGDGVVAMGSPRGFQNTVTTGIISATNRDFALPPYQFDKVYQISAPIAPGSSGGPLLLAATGEVIGINSAAYQGEVIGFSIPIKNIWSLVTAWSDGEYPEEPLSYYRMLLDEEEASYLVYYFFESITNHDYVTAYSLLGSDWQSSVTYDDFRASYQTTYAVDLLGTETTMVDDVVNVSVELEVFERVGNGEITGNIHEVHFQIGIENDKMKILDEE, encoded by the coding sequence ATGACTAATCGCCGTAGGATTCCAATTTTACTAACAATATTCATCTTATTTGGTGCGATCACTGGATTTCGTTATTTAGACCAATTTTTTGAAAAATATAGTGGCAACGGCATATCCGCTTTAGCACCAATTAAGCATAGTGAAAGGGTAGAAGTGGCGGGAACGATTATTAACGAGAGTAGTATCGATTTAAAAGAAGTCATTCGTAAAAACCAGCCAAACGTTGTTCAAATTGAGCGAGAGGATGGTGAACTAGGTTCAGGTTTTCTTTACAATGATAAGGGCGACATTATTACCAATGCCCACATTGTGGAGGGTGCTTCAACTGTCCTTGTTCGCATGCCTGATACCCAAACGTATTACGGAACGGTTATTGGTGTTGGTGAAGTCATTGATGTTGCGGTTGTTCGTGTTCCAGAGCTTGAGACTTTCGAACCTATGAATATTGCTTTTGAATATCAGGGAGAAGTCGGTGATGGGGTGGTTGCTATGGGCAGCCCCCGTGGCTTTCAAAACACGGTCACTACAGGGATTATTAGTGCCACCAATCGAGACTTCGCTTTACCACCCTACCAATTTGATAAAGTCTATCAAATCTCTGCACCGATTGCCCCTGGGAGTAGTGGAGGTCCATTACTGCTAGCGGCAACTGGAGAGGTCATTGGCATAAATTCCGCAGCATACCAAGGGGAGGTCATCGGTTTTTCGATACCAATTAAAAATATTTGGTCTCTTGTAACTGCATGGTCCGATGGTGAATACCCCGAAGAGCCACTCAGCTATTATCGAATGCTTCTAGATGAAGAGGAAGCAAGCTATCTTGTTTATTACTTTTTTGAAAGTATCACAAACCATGATTATGTCACTGCTTATTCGCTTCTCGGGAGTGACTGGCAATCGAGTGTAACCTATGATGATTTTCGAGCTAGCTATCAAACAACCTATGCCGTTGATCTCCTTGGTACAGAAACTACTATGGTTGATGATGTTGTCAATGTCAGTGTTGAGTTAGAAGTTTTCGAACGTGTCGGAAATGGCGAAATCACTGGAAACATACACGAAGTCCATTTCCAGATCGGTATTGAAAACGACAAAATGAAAATCTTAGATGAAGAGTAA
- a CDS encoding DoxX family protein — MVMNFLRNNKIAAGLLAVLRVYLGWSWLSAGWGKVTGDPFNAGGYLNGAVNNPVVSHGEVVYPTYLAFLENFAIPNAELFSIMVAWGEVLVGLGLILGVLTTYAAFFGVVMNFAFMFAGTISTNPWMVLLSIFILFAGYNAGRFGGDRWVMPYLKNMISKNKGSISKKA; from the coding sequence ATGGTCATGAATTTTTTAAGAAACAACAAAATTGCAGCAGGTTTATTAGCAGTACTACGTGTATATCTTGGATGGAGCTGGCTATCAGCAGGTTGGGGAAAAGTTACAGGGGACCCGTTTAATGCAGGGGGCTACCTCAATGGAGCAGTAAATAATCCAGTCGTGAGTCATGGAGAAGTAGTTTATCCAACTTACCTAGCATTCTTAGAAAACTTTGCAATTCCAAACGCGGAACTATTTAGCATCATGGTTGCTTGGGGAGAAGTACTAGTAGGACTTGGATTAATTCTTGGAGTATTAACAACTTATGCAGCATTCTTCGGTGTAGTCATGAACTTCGCATTCATGTTTGCCGGAACTATATCTACAAATCCATGGATGGTATTACTTTCAATCTTCATCTTATTCGCAGGCTACAACGCAGGCCGTTTCGGTGGAGACCGTTGGGTTATGCCATATCTAAAAAATATGATTTCTAAAAATAAAGGCAGCATAAGCAAAAAGGCTTAA
- a CDS encoding transposase — protein sequence MARKLRIYFGGATYHITNRGNRREAVFYDDEDRNRYLKILEETRAIYPFILHSYCLMSNHIHLLLETIDHHPKEIMKMINSRYAIYFNKRHELVGHLFQGRYGAEIIDTPQYFLEASRYIHLNPVEAKMVERPQDYPWSSYQAFISDSKNPHISTEKTLAYFENSQKETYKYYVESILKPTDQF from the coding sequence TTGGCAAGAAAATTAAGGATTTATTTTGGTGGGGCAACGTACCATATTACCAACCGTGGCAACCGCCGTGAAGCTGTTTTTTATGATGATGAAGATCGAAATAGGTACTTAAAAATACTAGAAGAAACCCGCGCTATTTACCCTTTTATCCTCCACTCATATTGTCTTATGTCAAACCACATTCATCTTCTATTAGAAACAATCGACCATCACCCTAAGGAAATTATGAAAATGATAAATTCCCGATATGCAATCTATTTTAATAAACGGCATGAGTTAGTTGGACACCTATTTCAAGGACGTTACGGAGCAGAAATAATTGATACACCACAATATTTTCTAGAAGCGAGTAGGTATATTCATCTAAATCCGGTAGAGGCAAAAATGGTGGAGCGTCCCCAGGATTATCCGTGGAGTAGTTATCAAGCATTTATATCTGATTCGAAAAATCCTCATATATCCACTGAAAAAACCTTAGCTTATTTTGAAAACTCCCAAAAAGAAACCTACAAATATTATGTTGAGAGTATATTAAAACCGACTGACCAGTTTTAA
- a CDS encoding DoxX family protein yields the protein MVMNFLRNNKIAAGLLAVLRVYLGWSWLSAGWGKVTGDPFNAGGYLNGAVNNPVVSHGEVVYPTYLAFLENFALPNAELFSIMVAWGEVLVGLGLILGVLTTYAAFFGVVMNFSFMFAGTISSNPWMVLLSIFILFAGYNAGRFGGDRWVMPYLKNMISKIKTA from the coding sequence ATGGTCATGAATTTCTTAAGAAACAACAAAATAGCAGCAGGTTTATTAGCAGTATTACGTGTATATCTTGGATGGAGCTGGCTATCAGCAGGTTGGGGAAAAGTAACAGGGGACCCGTTTAATGCAGGGGGCTACCTCAATGGAGCAGTAAATAATCCAGTCGTGAGTCATGGAGAAGTAGTTTACCCAACTTATCTTGCATTCCTAGAAAATTTTGCACTTCCAAACGCTGAACTATTTAGCATCATGGTTGCTTGGGGAGAAGTACTAGTAGGCCTTGGACTAATTCTTGGAGTTTTAACAACTTACGCAGCATTCTTCGGTGTAGTCATGAATTTCTCATTCATGTTTGCAGGAACTATCTCTTCTAATCCATGGATGGTATTACTTTCTATCTTCATCTTATTCGCAGGCTACAACGCTGGCCGTTTCGGTGGAGACCGTTGGGTTATGCCATATCTAAAAAATATGATTTCTAAAATAAAAACAGCGTGA
- a CDS encoding TetR/AcrR family transcriptional regulator: MVEDQAVLPSTEDKILSAAINLMEKKGYKAVTMKEIALAAGFSEMTLFRRFGSKKSILDAAVEKYSYNFCMKKIFEEDIIYDLEHDLTLIAKMYHKYMNQNKKIVILSFQERHFHPEIGRKAAENPKILKEYLLRYLSEMKRREKIKGDDIEANVMSFLWVNLGFFMAQFVAGEEVSPMNETEFIESSVKLFKSGV; the protein is encoded by the coding sequence ATGGTTGAAGATCAAGCAGTATTACCGTCAACTGAAGATAAGATATTATCAGCGGCGATAAATTTGATGGAGAAAAAGGGTTATAAAGCAGTCACGATGAAGGAGATTGCACTAGCAGCAGGATTTAGTGAAATGACTCTGTTTCGTAGATTTGGCAGCAAAAAATCAATTTTGGATGCCGCTGTAGAGAAGTATTCTTATAATTTTTGTATGAAGAAAATATTTGAAGAAGACATTATTTATGATTTAGAACATGATTTAACCTTAATTGCAAAAATGTATCACAAATATATGAATCAAAATAAAAAAATTGTTATACTTTCGTTTCAAGAACGCCACTTCCATCCTGAAATTGGTCGGAAGGCTGCTGAAAATCCGAAGATCTTAAAGGAATATTTGCTTCGATACCTAAGTGAAATGAAGCGAAGAGAGAAGATAAAAGGGGATGACATTGAGGCTAATGTAATGTCGTTTTTATGGGTGAACCTAGGTTTCTTCATGGCACAGTTTGTTGCCGGCGAAGAGGTTTCACCGATGAATGAAACTGAGTTTATTGAAAGTAGCGTTAAACTATTTAAATCTGGAGTTTGA
- a CDS encoding acyltransferase has product MYFHYLLDATLGPRVIYYVIECSVCGFDEVYFKSPESGELLGRACANCNCFQKFDFDKNVGKKTQLHHKCS; this is encoded by the coding sequence ATGTATTTTCACTATTTATTAGATGCAACGTTAGGTCCCCGTGTAATTTATTACGTTATTGAATGCTCTGTTTGTGGTTTTGATGAAGTATATTTTAAATCGCCTGAAAGTGGAGAGTTACTAGGAAGGGCTTGTGCTAATTGCAATTGTTTTCAAAAGTTTGATTTCGATAAAAATGTAGGTAAGAAAACACAATTACATCATAAATGCTCTTAA
- a CDS encoding 4Fe-4S binding protein, with amino-acid sequence MNLETTFKKPLKKRLKKQPVQLARNATQILFSLFLLYIGYRFYQFYLHFATFGLEPFVERPAAVEGFLPISALVALKVWLSTGHFDTIHPAGLVLFTFFVGSGIIFKRIFCSWMCPIGTISEFVGNIGKKIFKRNYNPPRWLTWFLYPLKYLILFFFVKAILIDMPAFFAYEFLNSTYNKISDVKMMLFFLNISGVAFTVILVLLLLSLFIKNFWCRFLCPYGAFIGLGSIFTLTKFRRNEASCIDCKACTRACPNGIDVATKKAVLTPECTACMQCVEACPVKDTLDMTVATKKVNKWILPVGFFALFFIVIFYAKMTGHWTTNITYLEFKDLIFFLD; translated from the coding sequence ATGAATTTAGAAACCACATTTAAGAAGCCTCTAAAGAAACGACTAAAAAAACAACCTGTGCAACTTGCACGCAACGCTACACAAATCTTATTTTCACTGTTTCTTTTATATATAGGCTACCGCTTCTATCAATTTTACTTACACTTTGCGACCTTTGGATTGGAACCATTTGTTGAAAGGCCTGCAGCAGTTGAAGGATTTTTACCGATTAGCGCCCTTGTCGCATTAAAAGTTTGGCTTTCGACTGGACATTTCGATACGATCCACCCTGCTGGCCTTGTTTTATTTACTTTCTTTGTAGGTTCAGGGATCATATTTAAAAGGATTTTTTGCAGTTGGATGTGTCCGATTGGAACAATCAGCGAATTTGTTGGAAATATTGGTAAGAAGATTTTTAAACGTAATTATAATCCACCTAGATGGCTGACATGGTTCCTATACCCGTTAAAATATTTAATTCTATTCTTTTTCGTAAAAGCTATATTAATCGACATGCCTGCATTTTTTGCCTATGAATTTTTAAATAGTACCTATAATAAAATATCAGATGTTAAAATGATGTTATTTTTCTTAAATATCTCTGGTGTTGCATTTACAGTCATTCTTGTTTTACTATTACTCTCACTATTTATTAAAAATTTCTGGTGTCGTTTTCTATGTCCGTACGGTGCGTTTATAGGACTCGGATCAATTTTTACGCTAACAAAGTTCCGTCGAAATGAAGCTAGTTGCATCGATTGTAAAGCTTGTACTCGCGCCTGTCCAAATGGAATAGACGTAGCGACTAAGAAAGCTGTTCTAACACCTGAATGTACCGCCTGCATGCAATGCGTTGAGGCTTGTCCTGTTAAAGACACATTAGACATGACCGTTGCAACAAAGAAAGTCAATAAATGGATACTACCGGTTGGTTTTTTTGCTTTATTTTTTATCGTTATATTTTATGCAAAAATGACAGGACATTGGACAACAAACATTACCTACCTTGAATTTAAAGATTTAATATTCTTTCTTGATTAG